TACAGCCGTTCCGCCGCCAGATAGCGATCACGGTGCACCGCCTCGGCATGCGCGCCGGCCCAACCCTGGTCACGGCGGGTGCCCCGATGCACGGAACTGCGCTCGTCAACGTCGAGCCAGACCCGGAAGTCCCAAAAGTCGTTGATCTGCGGGCGGAACGCGAAGACACCATCGACGATCAGCACCGCGTCGGCCGCAGCCACCGCGACGACATCACGATGTTGCACCTGGGTCAGCGGATCGATGCTGCACAGCACGCACTCGCCGGACCCGTCGGGCGCCGCCGGTTGCAGCAACAGCCGCGTGACCGACTCGTAGTCGAACGCATTGCGGTAATAACCCTGACCGGACTCGCGGTCATACAGGTGCCGGTCGCGCCAGGGCTTCTTGAAGTCATCCAAAGTCGCCCGCAGCACCGGCCGGCCACCAGCGCTGATCTGCTGCGCCAACTCGTGCCCGAAACTGGTCTTACCCGCAGCGGTCAACCCGTCGATGCCCACCCGCAGCCGCTGGCCACCGCACGCCAGCACCCGCTCAGCGACCTCAGCCAGCAACGCCGACCGCTGCTCCGACGCCCAGGACGGCAACGGCTGCTGCCACGTCGACACCGAGAACTGCACCGGGGCTCGGCGACCCTCCACGACTAGCAACCTAACGCTGCTAAGCCGAGCAGATCCCAAGCCGGGTCATACGCCGGATAGACGGGTTGGTCGCCGATGCTGATCCAGGACCCAGTCGCCGTCGCGGGGTCCGTTCGCCCCGACGCCGGCGGAGTGGCGTTGCCGGTGCCGAGGGCGGCAGTGCCGCGGCGAGGGTGTCGCCGCGGATGCGGGTGCGGCCGTCGTTGATGGCCACCTACCGGTTGGAGGCGATGGCCAGGATCCAGCCCAGGCAAGCTCCTGTCCTCCCTAGGCGCTCCCGTTCGTCGGTAGAGCAAGAACACCACAGGGAAGGACTTTCCATGCCTGTCATAGTCAGCCTGCCGATCGCCGATCGACTGATCTCGTACCGCTTCTACCGGGACGGCCTGGGCTTCGAAGCCATCGGGGACCTCGCCGACGACGGCCTTCCCGAGCCCCTGCAGTTTGTGCTCGACGGCGGCGTCCGCCTGATGCTGATTCCCACGGGCGGCTTCGGCTGGGTCATCGGTGGCCGTGAGGTCGCGAAGCCGGGGACCAGCGAATGTCTGTTCAGTCTGGCCGCGGAGAACAGCGTAGCGGTGGACCAGAAGGTCGAGCGGGCACGGACCGCCGGGGCGGAGATCGTCAGCGAGCCGCAGAGCCAGCCGTGGGGCTACTCCGGTGTCTTCGCTGACCCGGATGGGCATATCTGGCAGATCAGTTCATGAGCCGGCCGATCACCGCGTCTGCGGTCAGACTCCCGACGGGCGAGGAAGAAGTCGGTGAGTGGTGATGTCTCCGAGGGAACCGTTCGCCACGAAGCCGGAGAAGTTGCTGCTGGAGGTGTACTGACGGCCGCCTCGCAAATCCGGCCGTCCGTGACCCGGCTGCTCGAACTGATGACCGAGGTCCGGCGTTCGTCAGCAACGGCCGCGACCCCTCCGACAGAGCACTCACGGATCTGGTCGGCGAGCTGTCGACGCGCAGCGAAGACTTCCGGACCGCTGGGCCTCCCACGACGTGCGACTACACCGCACCGGCGTCAAGCAGTTCCATCACCCGGCCGTCGGCGACCTCGACCTGAACTTCGAGACCATGCAGCTCAACGCCGATCCCGGCCTGGCGCTCACCGCGCTCAGCGCACCCGCCGGCTCGGCCGACGACGACGCCCTGCGTCTCCAGGCCAGCTGGGCAGCCACCCGAGACCAGGCCAAGACGACGTGATCACGGGCAGCTTCACGGTCGGTCCGGCGCGCTGAGTACGGCGGCGACGCTGTCCACGAACCACCGCTCGAACCGCTCGACCGGCCACCCGCGCTCGCGAACCAACCAGTCGTAGTTGCGGATGTCCTGCGCGAGCCACAGCACGTCGGCGGCCCGCTCCTGGCTCACCAGGACTTCGCCGGTGACTGCGAGATCGGCGGCGAACATCTCCATGCCGCGGCGCCGGTCCTCGAGGTTCTTGCGCCAGATCGCCGCGGCGTCGGCGTCGGCGGACGCCGCACCGGCCAGCGCCAGCATCACGTGCACCTGCCGGGCATGGGTCTCGGCCAGATGCTGGGCATACCGGGTGAGCTTGGCCCGAAGGCCGCTCAGCGCGCGGATGTCGGCGACGAACGACCGCTCCGCCATCGCCACCCGCTCGTCGTCGCCGACCAGGGTGACGTCGACGAGGTCGGAGAGCAGCTGGCGCTTGTTGCCGAACACCGCGTAGACGGTCTGGACGGCGACGCCTGCCTCGGCGGCGACGGCGGTCAACGGCGTGGCGCCGTAGCCGGGGTCCACGAACAGCTTGGCAGCGGCGTCGAGGATCGCGCGCCGAGTCTGTTGCGCCTGTTCCTGCCGGCGGGGCGAGACGTAACGCCGATTGACACCCACGGGGGTAGTGTAGTGCTCTATTCGATAGAGCTTCACTCTATCGACTACTGCCTCAGGGGGCAGCTATGCCGTACGGCGTCGTTCAAGACATGCCTGGCGTTACCGAGCAGGAATACCGGCAGGTGGAGAAGCATCTCGGTCCCGACCGGCCGCCGGGCCTGCTGGCCCACGTGGCCGGGCCGTCCGACGAGGGCTGGCGGATCATCAACATCTGGGCTGACGAAGAGGCGTTCCGCAGGTTCCAGTCGGAACGGCTGATCCGGGCCGCCGGGCTGGCCGCCCAGGAAGAGGGCTTCGATCCGGCGAAGGCCGCCTCCTTCCGATCGGCGAGCGTCGATGGCTCCGAAATGCCGTTCTGATGGCCGACACCGCCACGCTGCGTGCCCGCAACGCCGACTTCTGGGCCCGAACGGCACCGGGGTGGGTCAATCAGGCCGAACGGCACGACGAGATCGGCCGGCCGCTGGGCGCCGTGGCACTCGACTGGCTGCGACTCCGGCCCGGTGAGCGGGTGCTGGATGTCGGCTGTGGGTGTGGCGGCACGACCGCCGAGATCTCGCGGGCGGTCGGGCCGCTGGGCAGCGCGCTCGGTCTCGACCTCGCCGAGGCGATGGTGGCGGCGGCGCGGGACCGGTTCACCGGGCCGGGCGCCGCGGGACCGCGGTTCGTGGCGGGTGACGTCGAGACGCTCGATCTCGTACCCGGGGCGCCGTTCGACGCCGTCTACTCCCGGATGACGTTGATGTTGCTCGCCGATCCGGTCGTCGGCCTGACCACGATCCGGCGCTCGATGCGTACCGGTGGTCGGCTGGCCGCCACGGTGTTTCGCGACGGTCGGGTGAGCCCTTGGCTATCAGCGGCGATGCTCGGAGCGGCGGCTCACCTGGAACGGTTGCCGCCGCTGCCGATCGGCGAAGAGCCGGGACCTTTCGCCTTCGCCGATCCGACCCGGGTGACCCGCCTGTTCACCGCCGCCGGCTTCACCGACATCGGCATCCATCCATACGACGTCACGCTTGACGCCCCGGACGATCCGGAGGCGGTTACCGAATGGCTCATCGAGGTCGGCCCCGCCGGTGCGGCCTACCGGGACGCCGCGCCCACCACTCAGGACCGCGCCCGGTCCGGGTCGGCACGCCTGCTCGGACGATTTCGCACTCCCGGTACTGGTTACCGGCTGCCGGCCGGACTCTGGTTGATCACCGCCCGCTCGGACAGGACCAGCACGCCATGACCTCTGACCGGCGCCTCGCAGTGTTCCTCACACTGATCCTCGGCGCAGCCGTGGCGTCTGGCTGCTCCTCAACCGCCGCCGATCCGCCGTCCGCCGATCCACAATCTGCCGCACCAGCGGCGAGCGGCGCCTATTCGGCGAAAGACGTCTGCGCCTACCTGGAGGGCGAGATCCCGGCGCTGAAGGAGATCGGCAGCCCGGTCGGGCGTCATGCCAACCTGGCCGGCAAGCTGGCCACCTTCTTCGAGGCCCACGGCAAGCCGGAGAACGGCGCTGTACTGGACGCGGCGACCAAGGCGGAGTGCCCGACCGTGCGGACGGAGGTGCTCGCCTTGATGGACGTAGACAGCTTCAGCTCGTTCTAGTCCCGGACGGCACCGCGGGGCACATCCGCGCCCCAGCAGCGTCAGGGCCCTGCTCAGGTGGCCAGGCCCTGACGGTAGGCATAGACCACGGCCTGCACGCGGTCACGGAGGCCGAGCTTGGTGAGGATGCGCGACACGTACGTCTTGACGGTTTCCTGGCTGAGGACCAGCGTCGCGGCGATCTCGCTGTTGGACAGGCCGTCCGCGATCAGACGCAGCACTTCTAGCTCGCGGGGGGTGAGCGGAGTGTCCTCGGGGGTGCCCGGCGTGGGCCGGATCCGCGTCGCGTACCGACCCACCAGCTGGCGCGTCACCTCGGGGGCCAGTAGAGCCGCGCCGGTGGCGACCGTCCGGATGCCGTTCAGTAGTTGCGCCGGAGGAGCGTCCTTGAGCAGGAAACCGCTGGCACCCGCGCGCAGCGCCTCGTAGACGTACTCGTCCAAATTGAACGTTGTCACCACGAGGACCTTCACGGGATTCGCCACCCCAGCGCCGGCGAGCATCCGGGTCGCTTCGATGCCGTCGAGCACCGGCATCCGAACGTCCATCACGACGACGTCCGGCCGCAGACGTTCGGCGAGGTCGACGGCGGTGCGTCCGTCTCCGCACTCGGCTACCACCGTCATGTCGGGTTGGGCGTCGATGATCGTCGCGAAACCGGTGCGGATCAGCGCCTGGTCGTCGCAGACCACGACCTGGATCGGGGAGGTCACGACCGGTTTCCCGCGGGGATGCGGGCGTGCACGACGAAGCCGCCGTCCGGTCGTCGGCCCGCGCTGAACTCGCCGCCGAGGACGTCGACCCGTTCGCGGAGCCCGGTGAGGCCGCGTCCGCTCCCGCCCGGCGACGCGGCCCGCGCACCGGAGCCGTCGGTGCTGACCTCCACGGTGATCTCCTCCGCTCCATGGTGCAGGCTGACCGCGGTGCGGCTGCCGTGGGCGTACTTGAGCGCGTTCGTCAGCGCCTCCTGCACCACCCGATAGGCGGCGACCTCGGCGCTGCCTGCCTCCTCCGCCGGCCGGCCTTCCTCGCGGAACTCGACCGGCTGTCCGGCCTGTCGAACCTGCTCCATCAGGGCGTGCAGTTCGCCGACGGACGGGGTTCGGTGGTCGGTCCCGTGATCGGGGTTGAGCACGTCGAGCAGGTGCCTGAGGTCGGTGATGGCTCGTCGGCCGGTGTCGGTGACGGCGGTCAGGGCCTGGTCGAGGCGGTCCGGCGCGCCGGTCAGGTAGCGCGCTGCCTCGGCCTGCACCACCATCGCGGTCACGTGATGGGTGACGACGTCGTGCAGCTCGCGGGCGATCCGCGCGCGTTCGGCCGCACGGGTGGTTTGCGCGACGTGGCGGCGGCGCGCGGCCTCGGCCGCCCGGGACGTCCGCAGCCACGCGCCGACGCCCCAGGCCAGGACCATCGCCAGGTAGAAGGTGACGAATCCGGTGACGCCTTCGGGTGATCCTCGCTGGTCGAGCGCGATCGCCAGGGACACGTACGCCGCCGACGCCAGAACGACCGTGGTCAGCCGGTGACGTTCCAAGTGCGCCGCCGCGCTCAGCAGCGCGATCGGCAGGGCCGAGCCCCCGGCCGTGTGATACCCGGTGAGCTGGTCGACGGCGAAGCCGACGGCTACCAGGGCGAGACATGCAGCCGGCCAGCGGCGGCGCACGGTCAGCGGCAGGCACTCCAGCGCGATCACCGCGACGGCGAGCGCGTCGAACGGACGATTGGGCAGGCCGCCGAGCTGCGTGCCGTAGCCGCGGATCGCCGGCACCAGCGACACGGCGATCAGCGCGAGCGCCAGTGCGAAGTCCCGGACTGTGACGTCGGAACGCCGCCACAGGTCCGGGAGGCGCCGGAGGTCGATCACGGGACGAGCGTAGTGGCCTGGTCGGCCGCGGTCGCCGGGCGGCGGAGCGGCACCAGGCGACCGCGCCGGTGCGCCAGCCACAGAAAGACGATCGTCAGGAGGGCGCCCGCGAGCACCGAGTAAAGGCTGGCCTCCGGACCGAACTCGCCGCCCGTCAGCAACACCGGACCGGACATCACGCCGTCCAGCAAGCCGTCCGGCGCGTCGGTGCCGGAGACGTCGGTCCCGAAGATCCCGGCCTCGGCGAAGTTCCAGCCGAAGTGCAGGCCGATCGGCAACCACAGGGTGCGGGTGGCGGCGTACGCAGCGGCCAGCATGCCGCCCGCTTCGACCGCGATCGCGATCGCGCCCCACAGGCTGGCGTGGGGATTGAACAGATGCGACAGCCCGAACACCAGGCCGGTCAGGATGAGCGCGAGCCAGGTACCGATGCGCTGCTCGACGATGCGGAACAGGATGCCACGGAAGAGCAGTTCCTCGGTCGTCGCGGCCGCGACCATGAAGCCGAACAACGCCACCGCACCGGTCACCGAACCGAAGCCGGCGACCCGGTAGCCGCCGAGGAACGCGATGTTCAGGATGACCGCCCCGAACATCCCGACGCCGATCAGCACCCCGCGGACGAGAGCCCCGCCAGCGCCCTTCCTCGCCACCTCCACGGGCGCTCGGCGCTCCGTCCGGCGCACCACCCAGGCGTACGCGAGCACCGAAAGCCCCGCCGTCATCACGCCCAGCACGAGGGTGAGGGGCGCGTTCCAATGCACCGCGCCGACCGCCGTACTGCCGACGAAAGCCACCGCCGCGACGGCCCCGAACTGCAACAACAGACGCATGACCACTCCATGGGAAGGGCTGCGGACCAAGCGCCGCGCCTGCGATGAACGCTAGGGATCCAACGGTCCGCAATCGTCACCGCGCAGTGGACACTTGCCGGTAGCTCGCACGGGGGACAGCTGATCCGCGGGTTCTGGGTTCGATCCCCAGCGCCTGCTTCGGCGCGTCAGTCTTGGCCGGTCGGCACGTTGCCGGGCAATAGCGCGACCGCGGCCGCGTACGCCAATTCCCCTACGTGGGCGGCGTCGTGGTGAGCGGCGACGACGGTCGCTCCTTCGACCAGCATGAGCCATTGCCGCCCGAGGACGGCCGGGTTCGCGGCGCCGGCGCGCTCGGCGATGCTGGTCAGAAGTTCGAGGTAGCGGTCGAGGTGACGCGCAGTGAGGGTGCGCACCGCTTCGTCGTGGTGCTGGGCTGCCGCGTTGACCATGGCGCACCCGCGAAACACCGGGTCGTCGTACCAGCCCTGGAGAGCGTCGAACGCCGCGGCGAGTTGGTCGGTGGGGCGCGGTCCAGCGGCCGTGACTGCCTCGGCCAGCCATCTGAACACCCGATCGCTGCGCGCTTCCAGGACGGCTTGGACCAGCCCGTCCTTGGTGCCGAAGTGCCGGTAGAGCGTCTCCTTGGACACCCCGAGGCGAGCGCACAACTCGGCGATGCCGATGCCGTCGAGGCCTCGCTCGTACAGGAGCGGTGTAGCGGCGTCCACGATCGCGGCTCGGGTGCGCGCCGGATCGATCGTCGAGCCTCTGGGAACCGGCACGACAGGGATGGTACCGGTTGGTTCGATCGACTGCTAGCGTCTGGATCGTACCGACCGGTTCGATCTCTGGAGTCGTCATGACCAGTGCCGCCACGCTTCCGGAGGCCCGGATCGTCCTACCCGCCCCATCGCGCGGGTGAGGCCCGCCGACACGGGAACGAACTGGTCGCTCACGTGGCGCGCCAACAGGCAGGCTGCGCAGTTGGCCCTCGGCACCGCTTCGGCGCTGGGGCTGGCCCGCTTCGCGTACGGTCTGCTCCTCCCGGCGATGCGGCACGATCTGCACTGGACCTTGGCCGAAGCCGGGGGTATGGGTACCGCCAACGGACTGGGCTACCTCGTCGGTGCATTGGCCACCGCCGTGATCGTCCGCCGCTGGGGTACCCGCGTTTCCTTCCGCGCGGCGATGGCGCTCACTGCGGCGTCGCTGGCCGCCACGGCGTCGAGCGATGCCTATCCAGCGCTATTGACCGCGCGGGCGCTCGCTGGCGTCACGGGGGCGGTCGTCTTCATCACCGGTGGGGTGATCGCGTCGCGTCTCGCCGCCCGGGCCGACTCCGGCCTTCCCATCACCATCTACTTCGCGGGAACCGGATTGGGCATCGCCGTCAGCGGTGCCACCATCCCGGCCGCAGGTCAGCACTGGCGCCTGGCCTGGGTCGGCCTGGCCGTCGCCGCCGCATTGGCGACGGTGATCAGTTGGACCGCAGCGAGCACGGGCGACGACTTTCGAGACGCGGTGTCCGGCCGGGCGCGCATGCGCACTCTGTGGCGGACGGCTCTCGCCTACCTGCTTTTCTCGGCCGGTTACATCACGTACATCACGTTCCTCTCCGCGTACCTGGCCGACCACGGGGCCTCGCTCAGGCAGACGACGCTGACCTGGATCGCGCTGGGCTCGGCGGTCCTTGCGGCACCTGCGCTGTGGAGACGCCCCACCGAACACTGGCCCGGCGCGCGAGTCCTGGCGATCCTGCTCTTCGTTCTCAGCGCAGGATCGGCGTTGGCGTTGGCGCTGCCCACGGCACCGGTCATCCTGCTGTCCGCGGTGCTCTACGGAGCGACGTTCATGGGAGTTCCGGCGGCCGTCACCGCGCTCATCAAGGCAAACATTCCTCCGGCCGACTGGACCGCGACCCTGGCCGCCTTCACCACGGTGTTCGCCATCGGACAGACGGCCGGACCTTGGCTCGCCGGCGCGGCTGCCGACCATCTCTCCACCGACGCCACCCTCGCGTGGACCGCGATCCTGTGCGCCGCAGCAGCGGTGATCGCCGCCGTGCACCCGAGGCGTACCGGGTCACCGCACAGCGGTGCCAGGACGAGCGCCTGACCCGACAAACCCTCCGGCAACGACAGACGAAGACGATGACGAACCTCGTACTCATCCGGAGTACTGCTGCGGGCACTCGCGTAATCCGTCATCACTCCCGCAGAAGTCTTGATAGCCGCAGGACACCGGCACCTGCCGCATGGTGCCTTCGACCTCGATATGCCGCCTCGGCGGCCCACCGCCTGTCCCTACGGCTGTGGCGGTCGGTACCAGCCCGGACCGGGCGTTCCGAGCTCGGATCGCGCGGCGGCCAGGAACGCGGCTTCGGCGTCGCGGCACAACTGGATCGTCTCGTCGGGGATCTCTCCAGCATCGTGGTCAACACGTACTTCAGCCAAGCGCGTCAGCGCACTCACCACCCCGTATGCCGCTTGGGCAGTTTCTAGAGACGAGCTGACCAGCCGGATCTCTTGCAGGCGACGGAGGGTCTCCGCTTGCGCTTCGCCGCCGAACGCATGTCTGGTGCGCGAAACTGTCGAAGCCTGCAGCAGAGTTGCGTCTCGCTCATGACAGTGGCGCGCCATTCGCGAGCCGCAGTCGCAAACGCTGACATGACCACGCGCTTGTCTCGCTTGTCCCGGTCCAGGGCCTCACGCTGCCAGGCCCGTGTCTGCGCTCGGCCCGACAGGTAAGAACCCAGAATGACTCCGCCGAGCGAACCAAGTACAGCCAACACCGCAATGAGCGCCTGCGCCATGGTGACCTCATCCTCATCGCGGGTCGACAGGACGGTCTTTAGCTTGTCACCCGGCCGCCGAGCGCTCCTGCCATCTGGTGCCTCCGGGTGCGTTCCTCTTCAGGAGCGCGGTCGTTGGTAGCGGCCTTCCGACCGGGACGGCGGCGAGGTCTGCTCGCGGCCGTCCCGGCGGACGGCGTCTGTCTAAAGGGGAGTGCGACTGCAGCGAGCGCGTCGATTTGCTCGACGTCCTCGCCGTAGCAGTACAGAACGAGTTCGTCGGCGCCGAACGCGCGGTAGGCGGCCACGGTGTCGGCGATCTCGGCCGGGTCGCTCAGCGGCATGCCCCATCCGGGGCGGCCGGTGAAGGCGTAATAGTCGGCGATCGCGTGGCGTGCTTGCTCAACCGTCTCCGGCGACCCGATCGCGGTGTTGATTTGGCAGACCAGGCGGGGTTGCCCGGGGCGTCCGGCGGCGTCCCAGTCGTCGCGGACGGTCTGGACCAGCCCTCCGGCCCAGGCCAACGGCGCGGCACACAAGAAGCCGTCGCCGTGGCGGGCGACACGCCGCAGCGCCGCGGGTGCGAACGCCCCGATGAGGATGGGCGGTCCGCCGGGCGCCGAGGGCAGGGGGCCGATATCGGCACCCGCGTACGGCTCACCCCGCCAGATCGCGCGGAGATCGGTGAGTTGCTGCTCCAAGAGCCGGCCGCGCTGGTCGATCGGTGTTCCGGCGGCGGCGAAGTCGTCCTCTCGTCCGCCGACCCCGATACCGCATTCACCTCCCGCGTTCGCTTGGGCCGGAACGGCTGACTGCGCTCGCCGTGGCGACGGCCTGGGCGAACTCGTCCGGTGCTTCCATCGGCACGAAGTGCCCCACTCCGCTCAGACGTCGGAGGTCGAGGTCGGCGAAGTACCACTCGAGCCGGTCCGACCACTCGAGCGGGAAGAGCGGATCCAAGTCTGGCCAGAGCACAGTGGTGGGCACGGCGATCCGATCCGCCGGCGCAGGTGGCTGTTCGGCGACCACCCGCGCCAGCCCACCGACGCTGCCGCGATACCAACCGAGCAGCGCGGTCGCCGCACCGGGCGCGGAGTACACCGAAACAAGATGGTCCAGATGTCCGTCGGGCAGCGTGTACCCCGGGCCGGCCCAGTGGGTCCAGAAGAACCGCAGGAACGCGCGTACCGCTTGGGGCTGGCCATCGAGCAATTCCACCGCGAGCGGCAGCTGATTGAACGACAGGTACCAGAACTCCGGTGCCGCCCGTGGATCGAGGATTCGTTCACCGATGCCCGGTAGCGGCGGTGTCAGCACCAGCGCACCAACGAGGTCCGGCCGTAGCCGAGCCACCGCGACCGCCACCCGGCTACCGATGTCGTGCCCGGCCACCACCGGCCGATCCAGCCCCAATTCCTCGATCAGACCAATCACGCTGCGTGCCTGTGCATCGGCGGCGTAGGACGCAGGATCGGCGGCGTGCCGATCCGAGCCGCCGAATCCGCGCAGGTCCGGCACCACGACATCGCTCTCCGGCAAGAGGTCGACTACCGCGCGGTACTCGGTGCGGTCCCCTGGCCATCCGTGTAACAGCACCGCAGCGACGCCGCTGCCGCCGCGGTCATAACGGAGGCGAAACCCGTCGACGGCGCGCGTCCTACTCACACGACCACGGTAAACGGCAGGGGCAGAGCGGCGGTCGGATCGGCCGCGGACGACACGCGAGGGTCCGAGCGCCTCGGCGCGGGGACGCGCTGTCGAAGCCGACGGTGCGAGCGCCGACGCCGGGCGGTCCCGGGGTCGGCCCTACGGCTTGACCGGCATCAGCA
This genomic stretch from Cryptosporangium minutisporangium harbors:
- a CDS encoding response regulator transcription factor, whose amino-acid sequence is MTSPIQVVVCDDQALIRTGFATIIDAQPDMTVVAECGDGRTAVDLAERLRPDVVVMDVRMPVLDGIEATRMLAGAGVANPVKVLVVTTFNLDEYVYEALRAGASGFLLKDAPPAQLLNGIRTVATGAALLAPEVTRQLVGRYATRIRPTPGTPEDTPLTPRELEVLRLIADGLSNSEIAATLVLSQETVKTYVSRILTKLGLRDRVQAVVYAYRQGLAT
- a CDS encoding TetR/AcrR family transcriptional regulator, encoding MPVPRGSTIDPARTRAAIVDAATPLLYERGLDGIGIAELCARLGVSKETLYRHFGTKDGLVQAVLEARSDRVFRWLAEAVTAAGPRPTDQLAAAFDALQGWYDDPVFRGCAMVNAAAQHHDEAVRTLTARHLDRYLELLTSIAERAGAANPAVLGRQWLMLVEGATVVAAHHDAAHVGELAYAAAVALLPGNVPTGQD
- a CDS encoding TetR/AcrR family transcriptional regulator; amino-acid sequence: MGVNRRYVSPRRQEQAQQTRRAILDAAAKLFVDPGYGATPLTAVAAEAGVAVQTVYAVFGNKRQLLSDLVDVTLVGDDERVAMAERSFVADIRALSGLRAKLTRYAQHLAETHARQVHVMLALAGAASADADAAAIWRKNLEDRRRGMEMFAADLAVTGEVLVSQERAADVLWLAQDIRNYDWLVRERGWPVERFERWFVDSVAAVLSAPDRP
- a CDS encoding YbfB/YjiJ family MFS transporter, producing MALGTASALGLARFAYGLLLPAMRHDLHWTLAEAGGMGTANGLGYLVGALATAVIVRRWGTRVSFRAAMALTAASLAATASSDAYPALLTARALAGVTGAVVFITGGVIASRLAARADSGLPITIYFAGTGLGIAVSGATIPAAGQHWRLAWVGLAVAAALATVISWTAASTGDDFRDAVSGRARMRTLWRTALAYLLFSAGYITYITFLSAYLADHGASLRQTTLTWIALGSAVLAAPALWRRPTEHWPGARVLAILLFVLSAGSALALALPTAPVILLSAVLYGATFMGVPAAVTALIKANIPPADWTATLAAFTTVFAIGQTAGPWLAGAAADHLSTDATLAWTAILCAAAAVIAAVHPRRTGSPHSGARTSA
- a CDS encoding sensor histidine kinase, whose amino-acid sequence is MIDLRRLPDLWRRSDVTVRDFALALALIAVSLVPAIRGYGTQLGGLPNRPFDALAVAVIALECLPLTVRRRWPAACLALVAVGFAVDQLTGYHTAGGSALPIALLSAAAHLERHRLTTVVLASAAYVSLAIALDQRGSPEGVTGFVTFYLAMVLAWGVGAWLRTSRAAEAARRRHVAQTTRAAERARIARELHDVVTHHVTAMVVQAEAARYLTGAPDRLDQALTAVTDTGRRAITDLRHLLDVLNPDHGTDHRTPSVGELHALMEQVRQAGQPVEFREEGRPAEEAGSAEVAAYRVVQEALTNALKYAHGSRTAVSLHHGAEEITVEVSTDGSGARAASPGGSGRGLTGLRERVDVLGGEFSAGRRPDGGFVVHARIPAGNRS
- a CDS encoding CPBP family intramembrane glutamic endopeptidase, with the protein product MRLLLQFGAVAAVAFVGSTAVGAVHWNAPLTLVLGVMTAGLSVLAYAWVVRRTERRAPVEVARKGAGGALVRGVLIGVGMFGAVILNIAFLGGYRVAGFGSVTGAVALFGFMVAAATTEELLFRGILFRIVEQRIGTWLALILTGLVFGLSHLFNPHASLWGAIAIAVEAGGMLAAAYAATRTLWLPIGLHFGWNFAEAGIFGTDVSGTDAPDGLLDGVMSGPVLLTGGEFGPEASLYSVLAGALLTIVFLWLAHRRGRLVPLRRPATAADQATTLVP
- a CDS encoding class I SAM-dependent methyltransferase yields the protein MADTATLRARNADFWARTAPGWVNQAERHDEIGRPLGAVALDWLRLRPGERVLDVGCGCGGTTAEISRAVGPLGSALGLDLAEAMVAAARDRFTGPGAAGPRFVAGDVETLDLVPGAPFDAVYSRMTLMLLADPVVGLTTIRRSMRTGGRLAATVFRDGRVSPWLSAAMLGAAAHLERLPPLPIGEEPGPFAFADPTRVTRLFTAAGFTDIGIHPYDVTLDAPDDPEAVTEWLIEVGPAGAAYRDAAPTTQDRARSGSARLLGRFRTPGTGYRLPAGLWLITARSDRTSTP
- a CDS encoding LLM class flavin-dependent oxidoreductase, encoding MGVGGREDDFAAAGTPIDQRGRLLEQQLTDLRAIWRGEPYAGADIGPLPSAPGGPPILIGAFAPAALRRVARHGDGFLCAAPLAWAGGLVQTVRDDWDAAGRPGQPRLVCQINTAIGSPETVEQARHAIADYYAFTGRPGWGMPLSDPAEIADTVAAYRAFGADELVLYCYGEDVEQIDALAAVALPFRQTPSAGTAASRPRRRPGRKAATNDRAPEEERTRRHQMAGALGGRVTS
- a CDS encoding uridine kinase, whose protein sequence is MQFSVSTWQQPLPSWASEQRSALLAEVAERVLACGGQRLRVGIDGLTAAGKTSFGHELAQQISAGGRPVLRATLDDFKKPWRDRHLYDRESGQGYYRNAFDYESVTRLLLQPAAPDGSGECVLCSIDPLTQVQHRDVVAVAAADAVLIVDGVFAFRPQINDFWDFRVWLDVDERSSVHRGTRRDQGWAGAHAEAVHRDRYLAAERLYLAEVDPLRLADVVIDNTVFDQPRLLRDLG
- a CDS encoding VOC family protein, which codes for MPVIVSLPIADRLISYRFYRDGLGFEAIGDLADDGLPEPLQFVLDGGVRLMLIPTGGFGWVIGGREVAKPGTSECLFSLAAENSVAVDQKVERARTAGAEIVSEPQSQPWGYSGVFADPDGHIWQISS
- a CDS encoding alpha/beta hydrolase is translated as MSRTRAVDGFRLRYDRGGSGVAAVLLHGWPGDRTEYRAVVDLLPESDVVVPDLRGFGGSDRHAADPASYAADAQARSVIGLIEELGLDRPVVAGHDIGSRVAVAVARLRPDLVGALVLTPPLPGIGERILDPRAAPEFWYLSFNQLPLAVELLDGQPQAVRAFLRFFWTHWAGPGYTLPDGHLDHLVSVYSAPGAATALLGWYRGSVGGLARVVAEQPPAPADRIAVPTTVLWPDLDPLFPLEWSDRLEWYFADLDLRRLSGVGHFVPMEAPDEFAQAVATASAVSRSGPSERGR